A window from Bordetella petrii encodes these proteins:
- a CDS encoding RNA polymerase sigma factor FliA gives MPYADDSLVRYAPLVRKLALQLLARLPASVQLDDLIQAGMIGLLDAARRYQETPDAQFETYATARIRGAMLDELRSQDWLPRSVRSKGKRIEAAIQQKEHELMRPPSEGEIADALELPLDEYQAMLNDARGIQILHYDDIGGSDSDERGWRDVPADTGGDPLDALLTSDLRRALVNAIEALPEREKLVLSLCYEQGLNLKEIGAVLEVTEARVCQLRSQATARIRARLKEGAWQQLPAESHLAHVL, from the coding sequence ATGCCCTACGCCGATGACAGCCTGGTCAGGTACGCGCCGCTGGTCCGCAAGCTGGCGCTGCAGCTGTTGGCGCGTCTGCCCGCCAGCGTCCAGCTCGACGACCTGATCCAGGCCGGCATGATCGGCCTGCTGGACGCCGCCAGGCGCTACCAGGAAACCCCCGACGCCCAATTCGAGACCTACGCCACCGCCCGCATCCGCGGCGCGATGCTGGACGAACTGCGCAGCCAGGACTGGCTGCCCCGCAGCGTGCGCAGCAAGGGCAAGCGCATCGAAGCCGCCATCCAGCAGAAAGAGCACGAACTGATGCGCCCGCCCTCCGAGGGCGAGATCGCCGATGCGCTGGAGCTGCCCCTGGACGAATACCAGGCCATGCTGAACGACGCCCGCGGCATCCAGATCCTGCACTACGACGACATCGGCGGCAGCGACTCCGATGAGCGCGGCTGGCGCGACGTGCCCGCCGATACCGGCGGCGACCCGCTGGACGCCCTGCTCACCAGCGACCTGCGGCGCGCCCTGGTCAACGCCATCGAAGCCCTGCCCGAGCGCGAGAAGCTGGTGCTGTCGCTGTGCTACGAACAGGGCCTGAACCTGAAGGAAATCGGCGCCGTGCTGGAAGTGACCGAGGCGCGCGTCTGCCAGCTGCGCAGCCAGGCCACCGCCCGCATCCGGGCCCGCCTGAAAGAAGGCGCCTGGCAGCAATTGCCCGCCGAATCCCACCTGGCCCACGTGCTGTAA
- a CDS encoding FliC/FljB family flagellin — MAAVINTNYLSLVAQNNLSKSQSALGSAIERLSSGLRINSAKDDAAGLAIANRFTSNVRGLTQAARNANDGISIAQTTEGATAEITTHLQRIRELSVQAANGTYSSTDLASMQDEVEERLADIDRISQQTDFNGVKVLSAERTLTLQVGARDGETITIDLKEISSGTLSLDTFSIAGPTGTTADYAGGTAAGAVTLKSTNGSGEPAAVSGAAVTLKDVSNGSTIAGATGGARELVQDERGNWYVSATTGGSTVYYAASVSVSAGTGTGANAAPTATVTYDSTKELGTASDDPMSSLDTALNTVDTLRSNLGAVQNRLESTVSNLNNIVNNLSAARSRIEDADYAVEVSNMTRAQILQQAGTSVLAQANQVPQTVLSLLR, encoded by the coding sequence ATGGCTGCTGTTATCAACACCAACTACTTGTCGCTGGTTGCGCAAAACAACCTGAGCAAGTCCCAATCCGCTCTGGGTTCCGCCATCGAGCGCCTGTCCTCCGGCCTGCGCATCAACAGCGCCAAGGACGACGCCGCCGGCCTGGCGATTGCCAACCGCTTCACGTCGAACGTTCGCGGCCTGACGCAAGCCGCCCGCAACGCCAACGACGGCATCTCGATCGCTCAAACGACCGAAGGCGCGACCGCCGAAATCACCACCCACCTGCAGCGCATCCGCGAACTGTCGGTGCAAGCCGCCAACGGCACGTACTCGTCCACCGACCTGGCTTCGATGCAAGACGAAGTCGAAGAGCGCCTGGCCGACATCGACCGCATCAGCCAGCAGACCGACTTCAACGGCGTGAAGGTTCTGTCCGCCGAGCGCACCCTGACGCTGCAAGTCGGCGCCCGCGACGGTGAAACCATCACCATCGACCTGAAGGAAATCAGCTCGGGCACGCTGAGCCTGGATACCTTCAGCATCGCCGGCCCCACGGGCACCACCGCAGACTACGCCGGCGGCACCGCCGCTGGCGCCGTGACGCTGAAGTCGACCAACGGCTCGGGTGAACCCGCCGCCGTGAGCGGCGCCGCCGTCACGCTGAAGGATGTGAGCAACGGTTCCACGATCGCCGGCGCGACCGGCGGCGCCCGCGAACTGGTGCAAGACGAGCGCGGCAACTGGTACGTTTCTGCCACGACCGGCGGCTCCACGGTTTACTACGCCGCCAGCGTGAGCGTCTCCGCCGGCACCGGCACGGGCGCCAATGCGGCCCCCACCGCCACGGTGACCTACGATTCGACCAAGGAACTGGGCACCGCCAGCGACGATCCGATGAGCTCGCTCGACACCGCCCTGAACACGGTCGACACCCTGCGCAGCAACCTGGGTGCGGTTCAGAACCGTCTGGAATCCACGGTTTCCAACCTGAACAACATCGTGAACAACCTGTCGGCCGCCCGCTCGCGCATCGAAGATGCCGACTACGCGGTCGAAGTGTCGAACATGACGCGCGCCCAGATCCTGCAACAGGCTGGCACCTCGGTTCTGGCCCAGGCCAACCAGGTTCCGCAGACCGTTCTGTCGCTGCTGCGTTAA